The uncultured Carboxylicivirga sp. genomic interval AGCGATTATTCTCTACAGCTTGCTCTATTCCTTTATATAACGATTCTTTAGTAGCTTCAAGCAATGCTTTTACTTCTGGTGCAACTTCACCTACCATAAAAGTATAAGCTGAATCACCATAAAAACCATTCTTTAAGGCTCCACAATCAACTGATACAACATCACCCTCTTGCAAAGGTATATTATTTGGTATCCCGTGTACTACTTGCTCGTTTACAGACATGCAAAGCGAGTTTGGAAAACCGTTATAATTTAAAAAGGCAGGAGTACCTCCATTATCTCTAATGAAGGTCTCTGCAATTTTATCTAGTTCTAACGTAGAAACACCAGGTTTAATAACCTTAGCTACTTCTGCGAGCGTTTTAGCAACAATTAAGTTACTCTCACGCATCAACTCTATTTCTTCGTCAGTCTTTAAATAAATCATTCTAATGATACTTATTTTGCATTAATAAATGGCAGCTCCACCTCCGGATCTACCCATTATCCTACCTGTTTTAGTTAATCCATCATAATGTCTCATTAACAAATGACTTTCGATTTGCTGCAAAGTATCAAGAACAACTCCTACTAGAATTAGTAGTGATGTACCTCCATAAAAATGCGCAAATCCTTGATCAACTCCAGCCATCATTGCAAAAGCAGGTAAGATAGCTACAATGGCTAATAAAACAGAACCAGGAAGTGTAATTTTTGACATTACTGAATCCAAGAACTCAACAGTTTTTTTACCAGGTTTAACACCTGGAATAAATCCACCGTTACGTTTCATATCTTCTGCCATTTGTGTAGGATTAATGGTTATTGCTGTATAAAAATACGTAAAAGCAATAATCATTAAAGCAAATATAAAGTTATACCAAAAACCGGTAAAATTAGCAAATATAGCAGCAAACCCAGTTGCAGTTTCACTATCAACAAATCCTGCAAATGTTACAGGGATAAACATGATAGCTTGAGCAAAGATTATTGGCATTACGCCAGCTGCATTTACTTTTAACGGAATGTATTGACGAACTCCGCCATATTGTTTATTACCAACAATTCGTTTTGCATACTGTACAGGAATACGACGAGTACCCTGAACCAAAAGAATCGTACCAGCAAATACAAAGAACAATACAACAAATTCTATTAGCAACATCACCAAACCACCGCTACCGCTTGAAGCTTCTAATCGCGATACGAATTCTGCAATCAGATTCTGAGGAAGACGAGCAATAATACCAATCATAATGATTAATGAGATACCATTACCAATTCCTTTATCAGTGATACGTTCACCTAACCACATTACAAACATTGTTCCTGCAGTTAAGATAATAATACTGGTTGCAAAAAATCCGAATCCATCATCTACAATAGCACTTGCTGATTGTGCTCTAAGGTTGGCAATAAAACCAGGCCCTTGTACAAGCAAAATAATTACAGTCAAATACCTTGTAATCTGGTTAATCTTTCTACGTCCACTTTCGCCTTCGCGTTGTAAACGTTGAAAATATGGTACTGCTATACCCATTAACTGAATTACAATTGAAGCAGAGATGTAAGGCATAATTCCCAATGCGAAAATAGAAGCATTAGAAAATGCACCTCCAGAGAACATATCAAGAAGTCCAAGTACTCCGTCTCTAGTTTGATCTTTTAGAGCCGACAATTCAGTAGGATCAATCCCCGGTAAAACCACAAAAGAACCCAAACGGTAAATTAATAAATACACTAATGTTGTTAGGATTCGGGATTTTAACTCCTCAATTTTCCAGATGTTGCGGATGGTTTCGAATAGTTTCATTCAATTACAGTTTTACTACGGTTCCTTGAGCAGCTTCGATAGCTTCGATAGCTGACTTTGAGAATGCATGAGCTTTTACTTCCAATTTGGCTTTCAACTCACCATTACCTAAAATCTTAACTAAATCGTTTTTGCTAATCAGACCAGCTTCCCTCAATGATTCAGGTTCAATAACTGTAAGGCTTTTTTTCTCAGCCAACACTTGTAGAAGCTCTAAATTTACAGCCTTATATTCTACACGGTTAATGTTTTTGAACCCGAATTTAGGAACCCTTCTCTGCAATGGCATCTGTCCTCCTTCAAATCCGAACTTACGAGAGTAACCTGATCTAGATTTAGCTCCTTTGTGACCACGAGTAGCAGTACCACCCTTGCCAGAACCTTGTCCTCGACCAATTCGCTTTGAAGCTTTTACTGAGCCTTTTGCAGGTCTTAAGTTATTTAAATTCATATTATTTTATCTAATTCGTTTGACCAAATTATCTTTCTACTGACACTAAGTGCAGTACTTTTTGAACCATTCCTTCAATCTGAGGTGTAGCCTCATGTTCAACGGTTTGTTGAAGTTTCTTCAACCCAAGGGCTGCCAAAGTATTTTTTTGTCTGGCAGTGGCCCCGATTTTACTCTTAACTTGAGTTACTTTTATCTTAGCCATTTTTCTCCTTTTTTATCCGTTAAATACTTTATCCAACGATACTCCTCTAACGGCAGCAACTTCATTAGCATCACGTAATTCAGTTAATGCTTCGATAGTAGCTTTCACCAAGTTATGAGGGTTTGACGAACCTTTTGATTTCGCCAATACGTCAGTTACACCAACACTCTCTAATACAGCACGCATCGCACCACCAGCTTTAACTCCGGTACCATGAGAAGCAGGTTTAATAAAAACACTT includes:
- the map gene encoding type I methionyl aminopeptidase, with amino-acid sequence MIYLKTDEEIELMRESNLIVAKTLAEVAKVIKPGVSTLELDKIAETFIRDNGGTPAFLNYNGFPNSLCMSVNEQVVHGIPNNIPLQEGDVVSVDCGALKNGFYGDSAYTFMVGEVAPEVKALLEATKESLYKGIEQAVENNRLGDIGHAVQKYTEERGYSVVREMVGHGIGRDLHESPEVPNYGRKGNGTKLKAGMVIAIEPMINLGKRQIIQEDDGWTIRTADKRVSAHYEHTVAIRKGEADILSSFKFVEEVLTLRSEK
- the secY gene encoding preprotein translocase subunit SecY, with translation MKLFETIRNIWKIEELKSRILTTLVYLLIYRLGSFVVLPGIDPTELSALKDQTRDGVLGLLDMFSGGAFSNASIFALGIMPYISASIVIQLMGIAVPYFQRLQREGESGRRKINQITRYLTVIILLVQGPGFIANLRAQSASAIVDDGFGFFATSIIILTAGTMFVMWLGERITDKGIGNGISLIIMIGIIARLPQNLIAEFVSRLEASSGSGGLVMLLIEFVVLFFVFAGTILLVQGTRRIPVQYAKRIVGNKQYGGVRQYIPLKVNAAGVMPIIFAQAIMFIPVTFAGFVDSETATGFAAIFANFTGFWYNFIFALMIIAFTYFYTAITINPTQMAEDMKRNGGFIPGVKPGKKTVEFLDSVMSKITLPGSVLLAIVAILPAFAMMAGVDQGFAHFYGGTSLLILVGVVLDTLQQIESHLLMRHYDGLTKTGRIMGRSGGGAAIY
- the rplO gene encoding 50S ribosomal protein L15: MNLNNLRPAKGSVKASKRIGRGQGSGKGGTATRGHKGAKSRSGYSRKFGFEGGQMPLQRRVPKFGFKNINRVEYKAVNLELLQVLAEKKSLTVIEPESLREAGLISKNDLVKILGNGELKAKLEVKAHAFSKSAIEAIEAAQGTVVKL
- the rpmD gene encoding 50S ribosomal protein L30 — its product is MAKIKVTQVKSKIGATARQKNTLAALGLKKLQQTVEHEATPQIEGMVQKVLHLVSVER